The following proteins are encoded in a genomic region of Lytechinus variegatus isolate NC3 chromosome 7, Lvar_3.0, whole genome shotgun sequence:
- the LOC121418128 gene encoding proteoglycan 4-like, which yields IAGSEASSTYPAVDMTPSMYTHTPAGTLDSKNKHLTSLELLHHGTRDTNTAKQKVIHVVAPFEPSKSKDMKNAGVKTEPKSEPGEDVEHGERMRDIQLPEAFRETIKNPVARSDPELMEQGVAVDSKASDRHLPQEPLPSKHTLKQSMQSLKVKQNSLVSQHVVEVESDSKPCHANGNGEYKSEPRKHIVTPPKDYFSHQQTLKESKDSAGRSELRISGKTASAPDVKTTCASGSTGKADHQFMYLNQQKKEAVTHKSKSLGINMKRLRKSPVKKLVEEIPVSYSKRKYRQRRKKSDASSNEKKSDISLASKGMLICDDKKSIHPRKDVTLMVDKDQQKTIPRESNNLLKGNHSTSSTGHKHSKHEDGTSIYDFIITPEKEKKHSSRKRSLQMRDDNVVKRTRTKRTTSELIEMKLMDDSQGSTAKCSLESLNSNSPCSSMKQSEAGLSSSESSTEQTSLQSKMHFLSRLQVAGDNKPKLTLSSSSGTPTSSSSTKSSLQSFMRRSLESSPLPEQLTKTALTSSERKTDAKLGHEHSIGRNKLMQRDIPLLSSPSSATSSSPDLILSSLYPLSSSNSHPSQLVTKQTSPALQIKKLFGGSSSRDSSTPQESVTVAPRQQRKYSPQQRVKASSRQHRNTSSKEKRTVSRMQQRKSTTVKWKRVLPKQERKASPKQERKGSRKQERKASPKVPKISPMKQRKVSSNVQGQITEIKAPEAERQDSPSDDDDEILLL from the coding sequence ATTGCAGGTTCTGAAGCAAGTAGCACATACCCTGCTGTAGACATGACACCTTCCATGTACACCCATACTCCTGCAGGTACCCTTGATTCAAAGAACAAACACCTGACAAGCCTTGAACTCCTGCACCATGGAACTAGAGACACCAACACTGCCAAACAGAAGGTCATTCATGTGGTAGCACCATTTGAACCAAGCAAGTCTAAGGATATGAAGAATGCTGGTGTTAAAACAGAGCCAAAATCAGAACCTGGTGAAGATGTTGAGCATGGTGAGCGGATGAGGGATATTCAGTTACCTGAAGCTTTTCGGGAAACAATCAAGAATCCAGTTGCAAGATCAGATCCTGAATTGATGGAACAAGGGGTTGCTGTGGATTCAAAGGCCTCAGATCGCCATCTTCCTCAAGAGCCTTTACCCTCAAAACACACTTTAAAACAATCCATGCAGTCCTTGAAAGTCAAGCAAAATTCTTTAGTCAGCCAACATGTTGTTGAGGTTGAATCTGACTCAAAGCCATGTCATGCAAATGGTAATGGAGAATATAAGTCTGAACCAAGGAAGCATATAGTAACTCCTCCAAAGGATTATTTTTCACATCAGCAGACATTGAAAGAATCCAAAGACTCAGCTGGAAGGTCAGAGTTGAGAATCTCAGGGAAAACAGCATCTGCTCCAGATGTTAAGACAACTTGCGCATCAGGGAGTACAGGAAAAGCAGATCACCAATTCATGTACCTAAACCAACAAAAGAAGGAAGCAGTGACACACAAGAGTAAATCACTCGGAATCAACATGAAAAGACTTCGCAAATCACCTGTCAAGAAGCTTGTTGAGGAAATTCCAGTCAGTTATTCCAAAAGGAAATATAGACAGAGGAGAAAGAAATCTGATGCATCTAGTAATGAGAAGAAAAGTGATATTTCTTTGGCCAGCAAGGGTATGTTGATATGTGATGACAAGAAATCAATTCATCCAAGAAAGGATGTCACTCTGATGGTTGACAAAGATCAACAGAAAACGATACCAAGGGAATCAAATAATCTCCTGAAAGGGAATCATTCAACATCAAGTACAGGTCATAAACACTCAAAGCATGAGGATGGAACAAGcatttatgattttataatCACAcctgaaaaggaaaagaaacatagTAGTAGGAAGAGGAGTCTTCAAATGAGAGATGATAATGTGGTCAAAAGAACTAGGACAAAACGTACAACATCagaattgattgaaatgaaacTAATGGATGATTCTCAAGGAAGTACAGCGAAATGTAGTTTAGAATCCTTGAATTCAAACTCTCCTTGCTCCAGTATGAAACAATCAGAGGCTGGGTTATCATCATCTGAATCCTCAACAGAGCAAACATCTTTACAATCTAAGATGCACTTTCTTTCAAGGTTACAGGTAGCGGGAGATAACAAACCAAAGCTTACTCTGTCATCTTCGTCAGGGACACCAAcctcttcatcatcaacaaagtcttcattaCAGAGTTTTATGAGACGGTCTTTAGAAAGCAGCCCATTACCAGAACAGCTTACTAAAACTGCATTAACATCATCAGAGAGAAAGACTGATGCTAAACTTGGACATGAACATTCGATTGGAAGAAACAAACTAATGCAAAGGGATATTCCTTTgctttcatcaccatcatcagcaacATCGTCATCACCAGATTTAATACTTTCATCATTAtacccattatcatcatcaaataGTCACCCTTCTCAGCTTGTAACCAAGCAAACTTCTCCAGCTTTACAAATCAAGAAATTATTTGGGGGATCATCATCCAGAGACTCGTCAACACCTCAAGAATCAGTAACAGTAGCTCCAAGGCAACAAAGAAAATATTCTCCTCAGCAACGAGTAAAAGCATCTTCTCGCCAACATAGGAATACATCTTCCAAAGAAAAAAGGACAGTTTCCCGCATGCAACAGAGGAAATCAACCACTGTGAAATGGAAGAGAGTATTGCCCAAGCAAGAGAGAAAAGCATCTCCCAAGCAAGAGAGAAAAGGATCTCGCAAGCAAGAGAGGAAAGCATCTCCCAAGGTACCAAAGATATCTCCCATGAAACAGAGGAAAGTGTCTTCCAATGTGCAG